One genomic segment of Ctenopharyngodon idella isolate HZGC_01 chromosome 7, HZGC01, whole genome shotgun sequence includes these proteins:
- the ptpmt1 gene encoding phosphatidylglycerophosphatase and protein-tyrosine phosphatase 1, with product MSSVLARILFYPTLAYNVVMEKITSREWFNRVDPTVILGALPFRSMTEELVQKEKVRGVITMNEEYETKYFCNSPEEWRAVGVEQIRLDTVDLTGVPSLEHIHKGVDFALRHREQGTSVYIHCKAGRSRSATIAAAYLIRLHCWSPEEACKILASVRPHVLIRSAQLEMLQEYYKQVCASESS from the exons ATGTCCAGTGTTCTAGCAAGGATTTTATTTTATCCCACACTCGCTTACAATGTTGTCATGGAAAAGATCACCTCCAGGGAATGGTTTAATCGCGTGGATCCGACTGTCATTCTTGGTGCTCTCCCATTCAGGTCAATGACAGAAGAG TTGGTCCAAAAAGAGAAAGTAAGAGGAGTCATAACCATGAATGAAGaatatgaaacaaaatatttctgCAATTCACCTGAG GAGTGGCGAGCTGTTGGCGTTGAGCAGATCAGACTCGACACAGTGGACCTGACAGGTGTTCCCAGCCTAGAGCACATCCACAAGGGTGTGGACTTTGCCTTAAGACATCGAGAGCAAGGCACTAGTGTCTATATTCACTGCAAGGCCGGCCGCTCACGCAGTGCAACTATTGCAGCTGCATACCTCATCAGG CTACACTGTTGGAGTCCAGAGGAGGCCTGTAAGATACTGGCCTCAGTCCGGCCTCATGTGCTGATCCGCTCAGCCCAGCTGGAGATGCTGCAGGAGTACTATAAGCAAGTGTGTGCTTCAGAGTCCAGCTAG